A window of the Vicia villosa cultivar HV-30 ecotype Madison, WI unplaced genomic scaffold, Vvil1.0 ctg.002328F_1_1, whole genome shotgun sequence genome harbors these coding sequences:
- the LOC131638575 gene encoding probable beta-1,4-xylosyltransferase IRX9H, giving the protein MVRDDCDKYISYFSVIAINSFICFMVGVSIGLIPLASTNLSSKFMANHQGFSSEVISEVENLKINKTPLVDEDVKFDATLISPLQEQELTNGVSYNILDSQFNEESYSESQKLLIVITPTYNRLFQAYYLHRLSQTLKLVQPLLLWVVVEMNSQSEETSYILRNSGIMYRHLVCKMNLTNTSHKSILMRNVAIAHIETHRLDGIVYFADDDNVYSIELFQKMRDIRRFGTWTIAKLSEDRSGIVFQGPICNGSEVIGWHTSNESDRKSKRFHAEISGFAFNSTILWERKKWHRPLLERIRQLESVNENLWVIERNKRCNRHFIVDVSGFSETAPAASTRDMISYAGLNS; this is encoded by the exons ATGGTGAGAGATGACTGTGACAA ATATATTTCATACTTTTCGGTTATAGCTATTAATTCATTCATTTGTTTCATGGTTGGTGTTTCTATTGGACTCATCCCGCTCGCATCAACCAACTTGTCCTCGAAATTCATGGCAAACCATCAAGGTTTCTCTTCTGAGGTAATATCTGAAGTCGAAAATTTGAAGATAAATAAGACACCATTAGTTGATGAGGATGTGAAGTTTGATGCAACTTTGATTTCACCTTTGCAAGAACAAGAACTAACAAATGGTGTATCATATAATATCTTAGATAGCCAGTTCAATGAAGAATCATATTCGGAGTCTCAAAAGCTTCTCATAGTTATCACGCCGACTTACAATCGTCTATTTCAAGCTTATTACTTGCATCGTTTGTCACAAACTTTGAAATTGGTCCAACCTCTTTTGTTGTGGGTTGTTGTTGAGATGAATTCACAATCCGAAGAAACTTCTTACATCTTGAGGAATAGTGGGATTATGTATAGGCATCTTGTCTGCAAAATGAATCTGACCAACACAAGCCATAAGAGCATTCTTATGAGAAATGTCGCGATAGCTCACATTGAAACTCACCGTCTCGATGGAATTGTCTATTTTGCAGACGATGATAATGTCTACTCAATCGAACTCTTTCAGAAAATGAGAGACATAAG GCGATTTGGAACATGGACTATTGCGAAACTATCAGAGGATAGAAGTGGCATTGTCTTTCAAGGGCCTATTTGCAATGGAAGTGAAGTGATTGGGTGGCACACAAGTAATGAATCAGATAGGAAATCCAAAAGATTTCATGCTGAAATATCAGGTTTTGCCTTCAACAGTACGATACTATGGGAACGAAAGAAGTGGCACCGACCGCTTCTTGAACGTATCAGGCAGCTCGAATCAGTCAATGAGAATTTGTGGGTTATTGAAAGAAACAAACGTTGCAATAGACATTTCATCGTGGATGTTTCTGGCTTCAGTGAAACAGCTCCTGCTGCTTCTACAAGAGATATGATAAGCTATGCAGGCCTTAACAGTTAG
- the LOC131638577 gene encoding putative disease resistance RPP13-like protein 1 isoform X2, whose translation MQDGEHATCKQNQTGMGGVGKTTLAQLAYNDENVQKHFDLTAWACVSEDFDVFRVTKTLLESVTKTPQETDNLDLLRVELKKNLRDRRFFIVLDDLWNDNCSDWDELVSPLIYGKNGSRVIITTHHKKVADVARTFPIIELDLLSDEDSWSLLSKHAFGSGDFSESQRRNLDEIGKQIARKCGGLPIAAKSLGGLLRSKVDTEEWIEVLNNDIWNLQNDNIIPALRLSYQYLSSQLKRCFSYCSIFPKDYPLDRKQLVLLWMAEGFLDHSQNRKTMEEVGDECFGELLSRSLLQQLHGDSTGETFVMHDLVNDLASVVSGKSCYRLEYDSKSYENIRHLSYIKNSYDSFKMFKTFYRFKCLRSFLAINSAERGRDSLSRKVVDDLLPTFGRLRVLSLSKYRNITTLPDTIGNLVQLRYLDLSYMNITSLPDTICNLYYLQTLILSCCSELTELPEHVGKLINLRHLYIDMTSIIEMPKQIAELENLQTLTLFVVGKDNIGLSIRELRKFPNLRGKLFIKNLQNVIDVMEASDINLKSKEHIEELTLQWGKETEDSLNERNVLDMLQPSTSLKKLSIDMYGGTRFPSWTGNPSFFNMVSLCIDNCVNCTTLPPLGQLPSLKELHIGGMTILETIGQEFYGMAAGGSSFSFQPFSSLEKLVIEKMSNWKEWHPFQGDIYPFLRLKTLELSKCPELRGHLPSQLLSIEEIKISGCDHLLATPPSQHWLSSIKMIYIKGDSNSEIDTERTQCSLLESDSPCLLQCIMIESCHMVKSVPKMIINSTCLRELVLYGISSLTAFPTNGLPTSLQSLHIEGCENLTFLPPETWSNYTSLNSLELNSSCSALTSFPLNCFPMLQNLTIWKCRSLESIFISETSSCRSSTLQFFDVRECEALRSLPQRMDTLTALEKTFLRNLPNLNLSSCEGAFLPPNLQVIDLDFVRITKPVTEWGFHGLTAVSRMGIGGDDLVNVMLKELLLPITLVSIVFSNLSEMKSLEGNGLRHLSSLERLQFENCPELVSLPEKIFPSLKFLCFYKCLRLESLPEDSLPTSFEQLIIVDCPLLEERYKRKEHWSKIAHIPVIEINDQLTI comes from the exons ATGCAAGATGGAGAACACGCAACCTGCAAGCAAAACCAAACAG GCATGGGAGGAGTCGGAAAAACAACACTTGCACAACTGGCTTACAATGATGAAAATGTTCAAAAGCACTTTGATCTCACAGCATGGGCTTGTGTATCAGAGGATTTTGATGTTTTTAGAGTAACCAAAACTCTCCTTGAATCTGTCACTAAAACACCACAGGAAACCGATAATCTTGATTTACTTCGAGTTGAGTTAAAGAAAAATTTAAGGGATAGGAGATTTTTCATTGTGTTGGATGACTTATGGAATGACAATTGTTCTGATTGGGATGAACTTGTATCTCCGttgatttatggaaaaaatggaaGCAGAGTGATCATCACAACACACCACAAAAAAGTGGCAGATGTAGCACGCACATTTCCTATTATTGAATTAGATCTTCTATCAGATGAAGATAGCTGGTCTTTACTCTCCAAACATGCATTTGGAAGTGGAGACTTTTCTGAATCTCAACGCCGAAACCTAGATGAAATTGGCAAGCAGATTGCAAGAAAGTGTGGTGGATTGCCAATTGCTGCAAAATCACTTGGAGGACTATTGCGTTCGAAAGTAGACACTGAAGAGTGGATCGAAGTTCTGAACAATGACATATGGAACTTACAGAATGATAATATTATTCCTGCATTGCGCCTGAGTTATCAATATCTTTCATCtcaattgaaaagatgtttttcctATTGCTCTATTTTTCCAAAAGACTATCCACTTGATAGGAAGCAATTGGTTTTGTTGTGGATGGCAGAAGGTTTCCTTGATCATTCTCAAAACAGAAAAACCATGGAAGAAGTAGGTGATGAGTGTTTTGGTGAATTGTTATCCAGATCATTGCTTCAACAATTGCATGGTGATTCTACAGGGGAAACTTTTGTCATGCACGACCTTGTTAATGATTTAGCCTCTGTTGTATCTGGAAAAAGTTGTTACAGACTTGAATATGACTCTAAAAGCTATGAAAATATTCGCCACTTgtcatatattaaaaatagttatGACAGTTTCAAGATGTTTAAGACTTTCTACAGATTCAAATGCTTGAGAAGCTTCCTAGCCATTAACTCTGCTGAAAGGGGAAGAGATTCTTTATCAAGAAAGGTGGTCGATGATTTGCTCCCCACGTTTGGAAGGTTGCGCGTGTTGTCGTTGTCAAAATATAGAAACATCACCACACTACCCGATACAATTGGCAATTTAGTGCAGTTGCGCTATCTAGATCTCTCTTACATGAATATCACAAGCTTGCCTGACACCATATGCAACCTCTATTACTTACAAACCTTGATTTTATCTTGTTGCTCAGAACTCACAGAATTGCCAGAGCATGTtggaaaattaattaatttgcgTCATCTTTATATTGATATGACAAGCATAATAGAGATGCCAAAGCAAATTGCTGAACTAGAAAACCTTCAAACTCTAACTCTTTTTGTAGTAGGCAAGGATAATATTGGTTTAAGTATCAGAGAGCTTAGAAAGTTTCCTAACCTACGGGGAAAACTATTCATCAAGAACCTACAAAATGTCATTGATGTCATGGAGGCAAGTGATATCAACTTGAAGAGCAAAGAGCATATTGAAGAATTGACGCTACAATGGGGCAAGGAAACTGAAGACTCACTTAATGAAAGAAATGTGCTTGATATGTTACAACCATCTACAAGCCTTAAGAAATTGAGCATTGACATGTATGGTGGGACACGTTTTCCAAGTTGGACGGGAAATCCATCATTTTTTAACATGGTGTCCCTCTGTATTGATAACTGTGTCAATTGCACAACACTTCCACCACTAGGGCAGCTGCCTTCTCTCAAGGAATTGCACATTGGTGGAATGACAATTTTGGAGACCATTGGGCAGGAGTTCTATGGCATGGCCGCAGGAGGTTCCAGTTTTTCATTCCAACCATTTTCTTCCCTTGAGAAGCTTGTGATTGAGAAAATGTCAAATTGGAAGGAATGGCATCCTTTTCAAGGTGACATATATCCTTTTCTCCGTCTTAAAACTCTCGAGTTATCTAAGTGTCCTGAACTGAGGGGACATCTGCCTAGTCAACTTCTTTCCATAGAAGAAATTAAAATATCTGGTTGTGATCATCTCTTGGCGACACCACCTTCTCAGCATTGGCTCTCCTCAATAAAAATGATTTATATTAAGGGAGATTCGAATTCAGAAATCGATACTGAAAGGACTCAATGCTCATTGCTCGAGAGTGATTCTCCATGTCTGCTGCAATGTATAATGATAGAGAGTTGTCATATGGTAAAATCTGTACCTAAAATGATTATAAACAGCACCTGTCTTCGAGAACTGGTTCTCTATGGTATTAGTTCTCTCACTGCGTTTCCAACAAATGGTTTACCCACTTCTTTGCAATCACTTCATATTGAAGGATGTGAGAATTTAACATTTCTACCTCCTGAAACGTGGAGCAATTACACATCACTTAACTCTCTTGAGTTAAACAGTAGCTGCAGCGCACTTACCTCCTTCCCATTGAATTGTTTTCCTATGCTCCAAAATCTTACCATTTGGAAATGTAGGAGTTTGGaatctatttttatttcagaaaccTCTTCTTGTAGATCGTCAACCCTCCAATTTTTTGATGTCCGTGAGTGCGAGGCACTTAGATCACTACCTCAACGAATGGACACCCTCACCGCTCTTGAAAAGACATTTCTACGCAATCTTCCAAATTTGAATTTATCATCATGTGAAGGAGCTTTCCTACCTCCCAATTTACAAGTAATTGATCTTGATTTTGTGAGAATAACAAAGCCGGTAACAGAGTGGGGTTTCCACGGCCTCACTGCTGTTTCAAGAATGGGTATCGGAGGTGATGATCTTGTCAACGTGATGCTCAAGGAGTTGTTGTTGCCCATTACCCTTGTGTCTATAGTATTCAGTAATCTCTCTGAAATGAAATCCTTGGAAGGAAATGGACTTCGACACCTCTCCTCTCTAGAAAGGCTACAATTTGAGAATTGTCCAGAGCTTGTGTCATTGCCTGAAAAAATCTTTCCCTCGCTgaaatttctttgtttttataAGTGTCTAAGACTAGAGTCATTGCCTGAAGACAGCCTCCCTACGTCTTTTGAGCAACTGATCATTGTAGATTGTCCATTGTTAGAAGAAAGGTATAAAAGGAAGGAACATTGGTCCAAAATTGCTCACATCCCTGTCATAGAAATAAATGACCAACTCACAATATGA
- the LOC131638577 gene encoding putative disease resistance RPP13-like protein 1 isoform X1 has translation MAASLIGSAFLSATVQTLVEKLASKEFLDYITNTKLDVSLLKQIRATLRTLQPVLDAAEEKQINTPSVKDWLDDLKDAVYDAEDLLNQISYDSLRCKMENTQPASKTKQVWNLLSSPFKNSYGEINSQMKDMCETLKHFADNKDILSLQTKSVRVSHRTPSSPMVNESVMVGRKDDQEKIMNMLLSESSTNMGVVAIVGMGGVGKTTLAQLAYNDENVQKHFDLTAWACVSEDFDVFRVTKTLLESVTKTPQETDNLDLLRVELKKNLRDRRFFIVLDDLWNDNCSDWDELVSPLIYGKNGSRVIITTHHKKVADVARTFPIIELDLLSDEDSWSLLSKHAFGSGDFSESQRRNLDEIGKQIARKCGGLPIAAKSLGGLLRSKVDTEEWIEVLNNDIWNLQNDNIIPALRLSYQYLSSQLKRCFSYCSIFPKDYPLDRKQLVLLWMAEGFLDHSQNRKTMEEVGDECFGELLSRSLLQQLHGDSTGETFVMHDLVNDLASVVSGKSCYRLEYDSKSYENIRHLSYIKNSYDSFKMFKTFYRFKCLRSFLAINSAERGRDSLSRKVVDDLLPTFGRLRVLSLSKYRNITTLPDTIGNLVQLRYLDLSYMNITSLPDTICNLYYLQTLILSCCSELTELPEHVGKLINLRHLYIDMTSIIEMPKQIAELENLQTLTLFVVGKDNIGLSIRELRKFPNLRGKLFIKNLQNVIDVMEASDINLKSKEHIEELTLQWGKETEDSLNERNVLDMLQPSTSLKKLSIDMYGGTRFPSWTGNPSFFNMVSLCIDNCVNCTTLPPLGQLPSLKELHIGGMTILETIGQEFYGMAAGGSSFSFQPFSSLEKLVIEKMSNWKEWHPFQGDIYPFLRLKTLELSKCPELRGHLPSQLLSIEEIKISGCDHLLATPPSQHWLSSIKMIYIKGDSNSEIDTERTQCSLLESDSPCLLQCIMIESCHMVKSVPKMIINSTCLRELVLYGISSLTAFPTNGLPTSLQSLHIEGCENLTFLPPETWSNYTSLNSLELNSSCSALTSFPLNCFPMLQNLTIWKCRSLESIFISETSSCRSSTLQFFDVRECEALRSLPQRMDTLTALEKTFLRNLPNLNLSSCEGAFLPPNLQVIDLDFVRITKPVTEWGFHGLTAVSRMGIGGDDLVNVMLKELLLPITLVSIVFSNLSEMKSLEGNGLRHLSSLERLQFENCPELVSLPEKIFPSLKFLCFYKCLRLESLPEDSLPTSFEQLIIVDCPLLEERYKRKEHWSKIAHIPVIEINDQLTI, from the coding sequence ATGGCTGCATCTCTGATTGGAAGTGCTTTCCTCTCTGCAACTGTTCAAACCTTAGTTGAGAAACTTGCTTCCAAAGAGTTTCTTGACTACATCACAAACACTAAGCTTGACGTCTCACTCTTGAAACAGATAAGAGCAACACTACGCACTCTTCAACCTGTGCTTGACGCTGCAGAGGAGAAGCAGATCAACACTCCTTCTGTCAAAGACTGGCTTGATGACTTGAAAGATGCTGTCTACGATGCTGAAGATTTGCTCAATCAAATTAGCTATGATTCCCTTCGATGCAAGATGGAGAACACGCAACCTGCAAGCAAAACCAAACAGGTGTGGAATTTACTCTCTTCTCCTTTTAAAAATAGTTATGGAGAGATAAATTCCCAAATGAAAGACATGTGTGAAACTCTGAAACATTTTGCTGATAATAAAGATATACTTAGTTTGCAAACTAAAAGTGTCAGAGTTTCTCATAGAACACCTTCAAGTCCTATGGTCAATGAATCTGTCATGGTTGGTAGGAAAGATGACCAAGAGAAAATAATGAACATGTTACTATCAGAAAGCAGTACTAATATGGGCGTAGTTGCAATTGTAGGCATGGGAGGAGTCGGAAAAACAACACTTGCACAACTGGCTTACAATGATGAAAATGTTCAAAAGCACTTTGATCTCACAGCATGGGCTTGTGTATCAGAGGATTTTGATGTTTTTAGAGTAACCAAAACTCTCCTTGAATCTGTCACTAAAACACCACAGGAAACCGATAATCTTGATTTACTTCGAGTTGAGTTAAAGAAAAATTTAAGGGATAGGAGATTTTTCATTGTGTTGGATGACTTATGGAATGACAATTGTTCTGATTGGGATGAACTTGTATCTCCGttgatttatggaaaaaatggaaGCAGAGTGATCATCACAACACACCACAAAAAAGTGGCAGATGTAGCACGCACATTTCCTATTATTGAATTAGATCTTCTATCAGATGAAGATAGCTGGTCTTTACTCTCCAAACATGCATTTGGAAGTGGAGACTTTTCTGAATCTCAACGCCGAAACCTAGATGAAATTGGCAAGCAGATTGCAAGAAAGTGTGGTGGATTGCCAATTGCTGCAAAATCACTTGGAGGACTATTGCGTTCGAAAGTAGACACTGAAGAGTGGATCGAAGTTCTGAACAATGACATATGGAACTTACAGAATGATAATATTATTCCTGCATTGCGCCTGAGTTATCAATATCTTTCATCtcaattgaaaagatgtttttcctATTGCTCTATTTTTCCAAAAGACTATCCACTTGATAGGAAGCAATTGGTTTTGTTGTGGATGGCAGAAGGTTTCCTTGATCATTCTCAAAACAGAAAAACCATGGAAGAAGTAGGTGATGAGTGTTTTGGTGAATTGTTATCCAGATCATTGCTTCAACAATTGCATGGTGATTCTACAGGGGAAACTTTTGTCATGCACGACCTTGTTAATGATTTAGCCTCTGTTGTATCTGGAAAAAGTTGTTACAGACTTGAATATGACTCTAAAAGCTATGAAAATATTCGCCACTTgtcatatattaaaaatagttatGACAGTTTCAAGATGTTTAAGACTTTCTACAGATTCAAATGCTTGAGAAGCTTCCTAGCCATTAACTCTGCTGAAAGGGGAAGAGATTCTTTATCAAGAAAGGTGGTCGATGATTTGCTCCCCACGTTTGGAAGGTTGCGCGTGTTGTCGTTGTCAAAATATAGAAACATCACCACACTACCCGATACAATTGGCAATTTAGTGCAGTTGCGCTATCTAGATCTCTCTTACATGAATATCACAAGCTTGCCTGACACCATATGCAACCTCTATTACTTACAAACCTTGATTTTATCTTGTTGCTCAGAACTCACAGAATTGCCAGAGCATGTtggaaaattaattaatttgcgTCATCTTTATATTGATATGACAAGCATAATAGAGATGCCAAAGCAAATTGCTGAACTAGAAAACCTTCAAACTCTAACTCTTTTTGTAGTAGGCAAGGATAATATTGGTTTAAGTATCAGAGAGCTTAGAAAGTTTCCTAACCTACGGGGAAAACTATTCATCAAGAACCTACAAAATGTCATTGATGTCATGGAGGCAAGTGATATCAACTTGAAGAGCAAAGAGCATATTGAAGAATTGACGCTACAATGGGGCAAGGAAACTGAAGACTCACTTAATGAAAGAAATGTGCTTGATATGTTACAACCATCTACAAGCCTTAAGAAATTGAGCATTGACATGTATGGTGGGACACGTTTTCCAAGTTGGACGGGAAATCCATCATTTTTTAACATGGTGTCCCTCTGTATTGATAACTGTGTCAATTGCACAACACTTCCACCACTAGGGCAGCTGCCTTCTCTCAAGGAATTGCACATTGGTGGAATGACAATTTTGGAGACCATTGGGCAGGAGTTCTATGGCATGGCCGCAGGAGGTTCCAGTTTTTCATTCCAACCATTTTCTTCCCTTGAGAAGCTTGTGATTGAGAAAATGTCAAATTGGAAGGAATGGCATCCTTTTCAAGGTGACATATATCCTTTTCTCCGTCTTAAAACTCTCGAGTTATCTAAGTGTCCTGAACTGAGGGGACATCTGCCTAGTCAACTTCTTTCCATAGAAGAAATTAAAATATCTGGTTGTGATCATCTCTTGGCGACACCACCTTCTCAGCATTGGCTCTCCTCAATAAAAATGATTTATATTAAGGGAGATTCGAATTCAGAAATCGATACTGAAAGGACTCAATGCTCATTGCTCGAGAGTGATTCTCCATGTCTGCTGCAATGTATAATGATAGAGAGTTGTCATATGGTAAAATCTGTACCTAAAATGATTATAAACAGCACCTGTCTTCGAGAACTGGTTCTCTATGGTATTAGTTCTCTCACTGCGTTTCCAACAAATGGTTTACCCACTTCTTTGCAATCACTTCATATTGAAGGATGTGAGAATTTAACATTTCTACCTCCTGAAACGTGGAGCAATTACACATCACTTAACTCTCTTGAGTTAAACAGTAGCTGCAGCGCACTTACCTCCTTCCCATTGAATTGTTTTCCTATGCTCCAAAATCTTACCATTTGGAAATGTAGGAGTTTGGaatctatttttatttcagaaaccTCTTCTTGTAGATCGTCAACCCTCCAATTTTTTGATGTCCGTGAGTGCGAGGCACTTAGATCACTACCTCAACGAATGGACACCCTCACCGCTCTTGAAAAGACATTTCTACGCAATCTTCCAAATTTGAATTTATCATCATGTGAAGGAGCTTTCCTACCTCCCAATTTACAAGTAATTGATCTTGATTTTGTGAGAATAACAAAGCCGGTAACAGAGTGGGGTTTCCACGGCCTCACTGCTGTTTCAAGAATGGGTATCGGAGGTGATGATCTTGTCAACGTGATGCTCAAGGAGTTGTTGTTGCCCATTACCCTTGTGTCTATAGTATTCAGTAATCTCTCTGAAATGAAATCCTTGGAAGGAAATGGACTTCGACACCTCTCCTCTCTAGAAAGGCTACAATTTGAGAATTGTCCAGAGCTTGTGTCATTGCCTGAAAAAATCTTTCCCTCGCTgaaatttctttgtttttataAGTGTCTAAGACTAGAGTCATTGCCTGAAGACAGCCTCCCTACGTCTTTTGAGCAACTGATCATTGTAGATTGTCCATTGTTAGAAGAAAGGTATAAAAGGAAGGAACATTGGTCCAAAATTGCTCACATCCCTGTCATAGAAATAAATGACCAACTCACAATATGA